Proteins encoded in a region of the Ursus arctos isolate Adak ecotype North America unplaced genomic scaffold, UrsArc2.0 scaffold_2, whole genome shotgun sequence genome:
- the LOC113245202 gene encoding CD48 antigen-like — MVSLWDSRFSGQTLMLQVSLFLAIPSTSVQSVDNLSTSCTLERIVGASVQLQLTSSLYPNIREIEWSWHSEPEKEEILVSWKPNATGPDWYELEEKFRSSLSLTEMAVLSIRNLTMEMSGWYTAKVKFRTGKSQKEVFRLCVYEPIPHPQIVIHSSSNHAGWCNVSLECGIPGATENLTVTWLSEGLPRELEQRGALGPAPSSRNLSLSLPLSQLNGSLTCCVSNPVDEKNATLLLQSVCLWRGSQSKRVWTGVLLTVLTLSLAGGVVIWKRKKMRSRRGQSTLLPTELGSAALPQAPPTEEPAGATSHCPPDVELSLLRHAKNDMERGSCHPPSPECPPTVCTVYDKIRMSREPQEDA; from the exons ATGGTTTCCCTGTGGGACAGCCGGTTCTCTGGCCAGACCTTGATGCTCCAGGTCAGCCTCTTCCTGG CTATTCCCTCAACAAGCGTCCAGTCTGTGGACAACCTCAGCACCTCCTGCACCCTGGAAAGGATCGTGGGGGCGTCTGTCCAGCTGCAGCTGACCTCCTCCTTGTACCCGAACATCCGAGAGATAGAGTGGAGTTGGCATTCTGAGCCTGAAAAAGAAGAGATCCTGGTGTCCTGGAAACCCAATGCCACTGGTCCTGACTGGTATGAGCTGGAGGAAAAATTCAGGAGCAGCCTCTCCCTGACAGAGATGGCAGTTTTGAGCATCAGGAATCTCACTATGGAAATGAGTGGATGGTATACAGCAAAGGTCAAATTCCGCACAGGAAAATCCCAGAAGGAAGTCTTCAGACTCTGTGTGTATG agcccatcccccacccccagattgtGATTCATTCATCCTCCAACCATGCAGGCTGGTGCAATGTCAGCCTGGAGTGTGGGATCCCAGGAGCCACAGAGAACCTGACAGTGACCTGGCTGAGTGAGGGGCTCCCCAGGGAGCTGGAGCAGAGAGGGGCTCTTGGGccagcccccagctccaggaATCTAAGCCTGAGCCTTCCCCTGAGCCAGCTGAATGGCTCCCTCACCTGTTGTGTCAGCAACCCGGTGGACGAGAAGAATGCAACCTTACTCCTGCAGAGCGTCTGTCTGTGGAGGG GTTCTCAGAGCAAGCGGGTTTGGACAGGTGTCCTGCTCACGGTGCTGACGCTGAGCCTGGCCGGTGGAGTGGTCatctggaaaaggaagaaaatgcgGTCCAGGAGGG GCCAGTCCACTCTGCTGCCCACAGAGCTGGGCTCCGCCGCTCTTCCCCAGGCCCCGCCCACAGAGGAACCTGCTGGGGCCACAAGCCACTGCCCTCCCGATGTGGAGCTCAGTCTCCTAAGACACGCCAAG AATGACATGGAGAGGGGCAGCTGTCATCCCCCTAGCCCTGAGTGCCCCCCAACAGTCTGCACCGTCTACGACAAGATTCGGATGAGCCGAGAGCCCCAGGAGGACGCCTAG